GCTCAGCCCCAGGAGGGATCCGCGGTGACCGGGCGATCCTCTCGTGTGGCCGCAGGCCCTTGGCAGGGATCGCCCCGGCGCCGCGCCGCCCACGCCGCCACCGTGCGTGCCAGGCCGAAACCGCGGTGTCGGTGCGCGCCCGAGGCGACGGGTCCGCTTCACGCGGTCGAGGAGATCGGCGAGCGACATCGGTGTATCAGTCGGCATACCGGTCATTGTGCCGCGCAAAGGTGACATTCACCTGACCCCTGGACGCACCGCCGCCCCGGCACACCGCTCTGAACAGGGGTTTCGTTCCCCGGCCGTCTCGGAGTGGTCAACCCGACTCCGCGTTCCTCCTCCTCAGAGGCACGGCGTTGATTTACTGGAGATCATGGGCGAGCGTTGGCAGGACCGGTTCCGTGCGGCCAGGATCAGTCTCCCGTCATCGGCCAGGGAGGCTCCCGACCGCGGGCTGTTCCGCAGCAACGCGAGCGGCACCTGGGAGATCTACGCCTGGGACCGCACCACGGGTGAGCAGCGCCAGGTGACCAAGCGGCACCAGGGCACCATGTCCGGGGTGATCGACCCGACCGGAACGTGGGCGTGGTGGTTCGACGACACCGACGGCGACGAGTTCGGCGTCTGGCGCCGGCAGCCGTTCACCGGCGGCCCCGACGAGACCGCGGCCCCCGGCCTGGCCCCTTCCTACGCGGGCGGCCTCGCGCTCGGGGCCTCCGGCGCCGCGCTGGTCGGCCGGTCCACCGATGACGGGTTCAGCGTGCACCTGAGCAGGCCCGGAGCCCAGCCGCAGACCCTCTACGCCCACCGCCAGGAGGGCTACCTCGCCGACCTCTCCCGGGACGAGTCGCTGTTCGCCATCGGGCACAGCGAGCACGGCGACAGCCGGCACATGGCCGTGCGCGTGCTCCGCCTCGGCGCCGCCGGGACCGCCGAGGCCGTCGCCGACCTGTGGGACGGCCCGCACCGGGACCTCACCCCGGTCGGCTTCGCACCCGACGACCACCGGCTGCTCGTCCTGCACGAGCGGCGCGGCAGGCTCGAACCGCTCATCTGGGACGCCGTCGCCGGGATCGAGCGGGAGATCGCGATCGACCTGCCCGGCGACCTGCTCGCCGGGTGGTACCTCGACGGCCGCTCGCTGCTGATCTCGCAGGACCACCAGGCCCGCTCCCAACTGCACCGCTACGACCTCGACACCGGTGAGCTCGTCTCGCTGGACGTCCCGCGCGGGCTGGTCTCCGCGGCGGCCGCCCGGCCCGACGGCACCGTCGAGTACTCCTGGTCCAGCTCCGCCCGGCCGCCGGTGATCCGCAGCACCACCGGTGCGGTCGTGCTGGCGCCGCCCGGTCCCGAGGCCCCGGCGTCGGTTCCGGTGCGGGACGTGACCGTGGCGGGCCCCGGCGGCGACATCCACGCGCTGGTCTCGCTGCCGGAGGAGGGTGCGGCCCCCCACCCGACCGTGTTCATCGTGCACGGCGGCCCGCAGGCGCAGGACTTCGACTCCTTCGCACCCGACGTCGCCGCATGGGTCGACCACGGCTTCGCCGTGGTGCGGGTCAACTACCGCGGCTCCACCGGCTACGGCAGCGCCTGGCGCGACGCGCTGGAGGGCCGGGTCGGCCTGACCGAGCTGGAGGACATCAAGGCGGTGCGCGACTGGGCCGTGGGCTCCGGGCTCTCCGACCCCGACCGGATGGTCCTCGAAGGCGGGTCGTGGGGCGGTTACCTGGCCCTGCTGGGCATCGGCCGCCACCCCGGCGACTGGAGCGCCGGCATCGCCGCCGTCCCGATCGCCGACTACGTCGCGGCCTACGAGGACGAGATGGAGGCCCTGCGCGCGTTCGACCGCTCCCTGTTCGGGGGGTCGCCGCAGGACGTGCCCGACCTGTACCGCGCCTCCTCCCCCATCACCTACGCCGCCGACGTCACCGCCCCGGTGCTGGTCCTGGCCGGTGAGAACGACCCCCGGTGCCCGATCCGGCAGATCGACAACTACATCGCCCGGCTCGCCGAGCTCGGCAGGCCGCACGAGGTCCACCGGTTCGACGCCGGGCACGGCTCGTTCGTCGTCGAGGAGCGCATCCGGCACATGGCGGCCGAGCTGGACTTCGCGCTCAGAAGCACCGGCCTGCGCACGGAGGGAACGCGCTCAGGGCACACCTGACCGTGGGCCGGCCACGCTACCTCCGGGTAGCCGACGCCCTGCGCGTCCCCATCCTCGACGGCGCGCTGCCCCCGGGCGCCCGCCTGCCCTCCCGAGCCCAGCTCGCCCGGCGCCACGAGGTCAGCGAGCAGGTGTCGCGCAACGCCCTGCGGCTGCTCATCGCCGAGGGGCTGGTGGAGAGCCGTCCGGGCTCCGGGTACTACGTGCGCGAGGTGCCGGAGTCCTACCGGTTCGCGCGCACCGACCGCTTCTCGGGGTCCCTCCTGCGGCCGCTGGCGGGCGAGGACCGCGACACGATCACGCGTCCGGCGTGCGACCGGATGGCGGAGCGGCTGGGGATCGGGGAGGGGGAGCCGCTGTACCGCACCCGGTGCGTCGGCACGGCCGGGGGCGCGCCGGTCGCGGTGCACACCTCGTGGGAGCCCGCGGTGCTCACCCACAACACCACCCGCGCGCCCGGTGACGCCGATGCGGAGACGGGCGTGCTGGAGCGGCTCGCCGCCGCCGGGGTGGTCATCGACCGCGTCGTGGAGGAGGTGGCGGTGCTCCCCCTGACCGAGCCGGAGGCCGTACTGCTGCGGCTCGCCCCGGGGGCGCCGGTGCTGGTGGTGGAGCGGACGCACTACAGCGGGCAGCGTCCGGTGGAGACGTCGGACCTGGTGGCCGTGGTCGAGCGCTGCCGGCTGTCCTACCGGCTGAGTCTGGCGCGGACGCCGGCCGGGGGCGGCCCCCGGCCGGACCCGCACCGCTGACCCGCGTGCGGGTCCGCGCGCACAGCGGCCCGCACGCATGAAAACGGCGCCGTGGGAGCTCGGGACTCCCGCGGCGCCTGCGGTGCCACCGGCCGGCGGGTGCGATCAGTTCGGCGACTCACACCCGCACGGCACGGCGGTCAAACGCGACCGCGCTCTCAGCCGCCGTTGGTGTTGGCGCAGCCGGAGGTCGTGTTGGACTCGGCCTGGCCCAGGATGCCGATCGCGATACCGAGGCCGAGGCCCTGGTTGGACGCGCAGGACTGGGACACGCTGCTGTTGTTGTTGGTGATGGTGTCGCCTTCGTCCTTCTTCTTGTCGGCGAAGGCGGTGCCCGAGCCGAACGCCATCATCGCGCCCGTGACCAGACCGATGGCGGCAACCTTCTTGGCGAAACGCATATGTCTTGCCTCTCCTCGTGCATCGTTCAGAACAGGCCACCTCCCCCCACTCTTCGTGTTGGATAGTGACCGAGAGTAACGATAACCGACACGGGTTCCACCAAAACCCGCGGATCGGCGAAATGCCGTGTCTTTGCCGCCTCGTGGGGCGACGATTCCCTTCCGGGGAAGGGGCCGGGTCTGCCCACCACACCGCCCCGCAGCACGAAAACGGCGCCGCGGGAGCTCGGGACTCCCGCGACGCCTGCGGTGCCACCGGCCGGCGGGTGCGATCAGTTCGGCGACTCACACCCGCACGGCACGGCGGTCAAGCGCGCGACGGCGCTCTTAGCCGTTGCTGTTGCCGCACGCGGCGGTCGGGTTGGCGGAGGCCTGGCCCAGGAGGCCCACGGCGAGACCCAGGCCGAGGCCCTGGTTGGCCACGCAGGACTGGGACACGCTGGTGTTGGTGTTGGTGATGATGTCACCCTCACCATCGGCGAAGGCGGTGCCGGCGCCGAACGTCATCATCGCGCCCGTGACCAGACCGACAGCAGCGACCTTCTTGGCGAAACGCATGCGTCTTACCTCTCCTCGTACATCGTTCAGGACAGGTCACCTCCCCCCACTTCGCGTGTTCGGATAGTGACCGAGAGTAACAATAACCGGCACGGGTCAGATGAAAACCCGCAGACCGGCGAAATGCCATGTCTTTGCCGCTTCCAGGGGTGGTGATTCCCTTCCGGCGCCCAAAAGCCGGGAAAGCGGCGATTCAGTACAGTACGGTCCCGGAACACGCAAAAGGCGCCGCAAGAGTCGAAAGACCCTCGCGGCGCCCGCGACGCCGCCGACCGGTGCAGGCGGTCAGACCGGTGGTCCGGACCCGCCCGGCCGGACGGTCAAGCTCGCAGGGCTCAGGTGGCGTTGCCGCAGCCGGCGCCCGTGTCGGCCTCGCCCTGGCCCAGCAGCCCCACGGCGACGCCCGCGCCGAGGCCCTGGTTGGCGACACAGGACTGGGACACGCTGGTGTTGGTGTTGGTGATGGGCTCGCCGTCCCCCTTCTCGTCGGCGAACGCGGTGCCCGAGCCGAACGCCATCACCGCGCCCGTGACCAGACCGACAGCAGCGACCTTCTTGGCGAAACGCATGCGTCTTGCCTTTCTTCTCGCGTTGTTCAGGACAGACCGTCACCACTCCTGGTTGTCAAATGGTGACCGCGGGCAACGGTAATCGGCGCGGTACGGCTGGGGGTCCGCGGACCGGCGAAATGCCGTCTCTTTGCCGTTTCCAGGGGTTCCCATTCCTTTCCGGCACCCAAAAGCCGGGAAAGCGACGAATCAACCTGCGGCGCGGCCCCGCACCGTCGTTCCGCGCACACGACGACGCCGCGAGGATCGAGGAGATCCCCGCGGCGCCTAGGACATCACCGGTCGGCGAACGCGATCGGTTCGGCGACTCAGCGGTCCGCCCGACCCGGCGGTCGAGCGTGCAGCGGCGCTCTTAGCCGTTGGCGTTGGAGCAGCCGGCGCTCGGGTTGGCCTCGGCCTGGCCCAGGATGCCCAGGGCGACGCCCGCGCCGAGGCCCTGGTTGGCGACACAGGACTGACCCACGCTGGTGTTGGTGTTGGTGATCTCGTCACCGCCCTTGGCGAGGGCGGCGCCCGCGCCGAACGTCATCATCGCGCCCGTGACCAGACCGACAGCGGCAACCTTCTTGGCGATACGCATGTGGTTCACCTTTCCTCGTGCTTCGTTCAGGACAGGCCACCTCCCCCCACTCCACGTGTTCGGATAGTGACCGAAAGTAACCATAACCAACTTGGGTCGGCCAAAAACCCGCAGCTCGGCGAAATACCGTATCTTTGCCACTCGCGGATACGGCGATGCCCGTCCGCCCCCGGGAGGTGGTGGGCCCACGCACTTTCGGCTCGCACACACGACGGCGCCGCGAGAGTCTCCTCGACCCTCGCGGCGCCCGCGGCCGTACCGGCCCGCGCAGATGCGATCGGTTCGCCACCCCGCACCCGCACGGCACGGCGGTCAGAAGCGCGACGGCGCTCTTAGCCGTTGCTGTTGCCGCACGTGGCGGTCGGGTTGGCCTGACCCTGACCCAGCAGACCCAGGGCGACGCCCACGCCGAGGCCCTGGTTGGCCGCGCAGGACTGGGACACGCTGGTGTTGGTGTTGCTGATCTCGTCACCACCACCGGCGAAGGCGGCGCCCGCGCCGAACGTCATCATCGCGC
This sequence is a window from Spinactinospora alkalitolerans. Protein-coding genes within it:
- a CDS encoding GntR family transcriptional regulator, with the translated sequence MTVGRPRYLRVADALRVPILDGALPPGARLPSRAQLARRHEVSEQVSRNALRLLIAEGLVESRPGSGYYVREVPESYRFARTDRFSGSLLRPLAGEDRDTITRPACDRMAERLGIGEGEPLYRTRCVGTAGGAPVAVHTSWEPAVLTHNTTRAPGDADAETGVLERLAAAGVVIDRVVEEVAVLPLTEPEAVLLRLAPGAPVLVVERTHYSGQRPVETSDLVAVVERCRLSYRLSLARTPAGGGPRPDPHR
- a CDS encoding S9 family peptidase is translated as MGERWQDRFRAARISLPSSAREAPDRGLFRSNASGTWEIYAWDRTTGEQRQVTKRHQGTMSGVIDPTGTWAWWFDDTDGDEFGVWRRQPFTGGPDETAAPGLAPSYAGGLALGASGAALVGRSTDDGFSVHLSRPGAQPQTLYAHRQEGYLADLSRDESLFAIGHSEHGDSRHMAVRVLRLGAAGTAEAVADLWDGPHRDLTPVGFAPDDHRLLVLHERRGRLEPLIWDAVAGIEREIAIDLPGDLLAGWYLDGRSLLISQDHQARSQLHRYDLDTGELVSLDVPRGLVSAAAARPDGTVEYSWSSSARPPVIRSTTGAVVLAPPGPEAPASVPVRDVTVAGPGGDIHALVSLPEEGAAPHPTVFIVHGGPQAQDFDSFAPDVAAWVDHGFAVVRVNYRGSTGYGSAWRDALEGRVGLTELEDIKAVRDWAVGSGLSDPDRMVLEGGSWGGYLALLGIGRHPGDWSAGIAAVPIADYVAAYEDEMEALRAFDRSLFGGSPQDVPDLYRASSPITYAADVTAPVLVLAGENDPRCPIRQIDNYIARLAELGRPHEVHRFDAGHGSFVVEERIRHMAAELDFALRSTGLRTEGTRSGHT